One Cucumis sativus cultivar 9930 chromosome 1, Cucumber_9930_V3, whole genome shotgun sequence DNA segment encodes these proteins:
- the LOC101205890 gene encoding protein LATERAL ORGAN BOUNDARIES isoform X1: MIKELRKCVNMNSRDVFQRISWARMASSSSYNSPCAACKFLRRKCMPGCIFAPYFPPEEPQKFANVHKIFGASNVTKLLNELLPHQREDAVNSLAYEAEARVRDPVYGCVGAISFLQRQVQRLQKELDAANADLIRFACNEIPNAGVSHQVVQPSSLGSRPRALDQYHTSSTTGYYNHLPAFSMAYPLPWNENTSGNNINEGGRDGNI; this comes from the exons ATGATAAAGGAGTTAAGGAAATGTGTTAACATGAACAGTAGAGATGTATTTCAAAGAATATCTTG GGCAAGGATGGCATCATCAAGTTCCTACAACTCTCCATGTGCTGCTTGCAAGTTCTTGAGAAGAAAATGCATGCCAGGTTGCATTTTTGCTCCTTATTTCCCACCAGAAGAGCCTCAAAAGTTTGCCAATGTGCATAAAATCTTTGGGGCTAGCAATGTAACAAAGCTACTAAATGAGCTTCTACCTCACCAAAGGGAGGATGCAGTGAACTCTTTAGCCTACGAGGCTGAGGCTCGAGTTCGAGACCCGGTTTACGGTTGCGTTGGAGCAATCTCCTTCCTTCAAAGGCAAGTCCAAAGGCTCCAAAAGGAACTCGACGCTGCTAATGCCGACCTAATTCGGTTCGCATGCAACGAGATACCTAATGCAGGAGTGAGTCATCAAGTGGTTCAGCCCAGCAGCCTCGGCAGTCGCCCAAGGGCATTAGATCAATATCACACAAGTTCAACAACTGGATATTATAATCATCTTCCTGCTTTTTCCATGGCTTATCCATTGCCTTGGAATGAAAACACTTCTGGTAATAACATCAATGAAGGAGGAAGAGATGgcaatatttga
- the LOC101205890 gene encoding protein LATERAL ORGAN BOUNDARIES isoform X2 produces MASSSSYNSPCAACKFLRRKCMPGCIFAPYFPPEEPQKFANVHKIFGASNVTKLLNELLPHQREDAVNSLAYEAEARVRDPVYGCVGAISFLQRQVQRLQKELDAANADLIRFACNEIPNAGVSHQVVQPSSLGSRPRALDQYHTSSTTGYYNHLPAFSMAYPLPWNENTSGNNINEGGRDGNI; encoded by the coding sequence ATGGCATCATCAAGTTCCTACAACTCTCCATGTGCTGCTTGCAAGTTCTTGAGAAGAAAATGCATGCCAGGTTGCATTTTTGCTCCTTATTTCCCACCAGAAGAGCCTCAAAAGTTTGCCAATGTGCATAAAATCTTTGGGGCTAGCAATGTAACAAAGCTACTAAATGAGCTTCTACCTCACCAAAGGGAGGATGCAGTGAACTCTTTAGCCTACGAGGCTGAGGCTCGAGTTCGAGACCCGGTTTACGGTTGCGTTGGAGCAATCTCCTTCCTTCAAAGGCAAGTCCAAAGGCTCCAAAAGGAACTCGACGCTGCTAATGCCGACCTAATTCGGTTCGCATGCAACGAGATACCTAATGCAGGAGTGAGTCATCAAGTGGTTCAGCCCAGCAGCCTCGGCAGTCGCCCAAGGGCATTAGATCAATATCACACAAGTTCAACAACTGGATATTATAATCATCTTCCTGCTTTTTCCATGGCTTATCCATTGCCTTGGAATGAAAACACTTCTGGTAATAACATCAATGAAGGAGGAAGAGATGgcaatatttga